GCGTGGGCTGCTGCACCTCGCGTGGCGCGGGCTGCGGGGCGTCGCAGGCCGCGGGCCGCGGGGCGTCGCATGGGGCGGGCTGCGAAGCGTTGCAGGCCGCAGGGCGCGGGGTGTCGCGTGGGGCGGGTTGCTGCACCTCGCGTGGGGCGGGCTGCGGGGTGTCGCGGGTCGCGTGGCGCGGGGTGTCGCGTGGGGCGGGTTGCTGCACCTCGCGTGGGGCGGGCTGCGGCGCCACGTCCCGCGGGGCGTCGGCGGTCTCGGGCGAGGTGGGGCGCGGGGCGTCGGGGGGCAACCGAGGCAGATCTGGGCGGGGGTGTCTCGGTTCCGGGTGGGGCACGGTTCTCGTTCCTAGCGTCGACGCCATGAAGGCACTGCAATTCGCCGGGTACGGCGAACCGAACGTCCTCGTCGTCGCCGATGTTCCGGAGCCGCACGCCGGACCCGGGGAGATCCGGATCGCGGTCCGCGCGGCCGGGGTCTCGCCCGGCGACGCGGCGATCCGCTCCGGGGCCTGGCGGGACCGCGTCCCGCTGACGCTGCCGTACGTCGTCGGCCTGGACGCGGCCGGGGTCGTCGACGAGGTCGGGGACGGCGTGGACGACGTCCGGGTCGGCGACCCGGTGTTCGGGCTGCGGTTCCGGGGCGGGACCACGGCCGAGCACGCGCTGCTGGACGCCTGGGCGCCCAAGCCGGCCGGGATGACCTGGGAACAGGCAGGGGGCGCGGCCGGCAGCATCGAGACCGCCGTCCGCGCCCTCGACGCCCTCGGGATCGAGGCCGGGCGGAGGGCGCCGATCGACGGCGCGGACGGGCGCACGGTGCTGATCGACGGCGCGGCCGGGGGCGTCGGGGCGATCGCGGTGCAGATCGCGGTGGCCCGCGGAGCCCGGGTCATCGGCACGGCCAGCCCGGCGAACCACGCGTTCCTGGCCGGCCTCGGCGCGATCCCGATCGAGTACGGCCCGGGCCTTCCCGACCGGGTGGAGCTCCCGATCGACGCCGCTCTCGACGTGGCCGGCCACGGATCGATCGCGGAGCTCGTCCGCCTCACCGGCGACCCGGACGCGGTCCTCACGCTGATCGACCCCCGCGCCGGCGAGCACGGCGTCCGGCTGTCGCGCTTCGACCCGACCGCCGACCTGCGCGGCGCGCTGCGCTACGGCGCCGGCCTCGTCGACGTCGGCCGGCTCGTCGCCCACCTGGCCGACGTCTACCGAATGACGGAGGGGGCAGCCGCGCACGCGCGGGTCGCGACCGGGCACGCGCGCGGGAAAGTGGTGCTGACCGTGCCGTGACCGATCGACCTTGGTCGATCGGGGGTCGACCCCCGGCCGCGGCCCGGGAACGCCGTCCGGCCGAACGATGGTCCTACCGACCTTAGGAGGACCGATGTTCGTGCCCGTGGCCGCGCTCTGGGTGCTGGCGCCGTACGCGGCCGAGTGCTCCTGGGGCGGGTTCGCGCTGACCGACTACCCGGCGGTGATCCTGTTCCTCGGGCCGCTGTACGGCGGGGCGGCGGTGCTGATCCGGGAGACGGTCCGGCGGATCGGCGGTGGCTGGCCGGCGATCGTGCTGCTGGCGGCGGCGTTCGGGGTCTACATGGCCGGGCTGGTCGACCAGTCGTTGTTCAATCTGGACTATCTCGACGACACCGAGTTCGCCGGGATGATGGATGATCCGCGGGACACGCTCGTGCCGTGGGTCGGGGTGAGCCTCGGAGATGCGCTGAACTTCGTCGGGAATCACGTCGCGCTGAGCATGTGTGCGCCGATCGCGGTGATCGAGTCGTTCGTTCGGCCCGCGCGGCGGACCGAGCCGTGGCTCGGGCGGTGGGGGCTGGGGGTCGTGTTCGTGCTGTTCGTGCTGGGCAGCCTGCTGATTCATGCCGACGCGGCCAAGGGGTTCGGCGCGGCTCCGCATCAGCTGGGAATCGCGGTCGTGACGGCGGGAGCGCTGGTCGCGGCCGCACTGCTGATCGGCCGCCGTACCGCTGGGCGCGCGGCGGCCCTCGACGGTGACGCGGTGCTCGACGGCCCGGCGGCCCTCGACGGCGACGGGAACGGGGACGGCGACGGGGACGGGGCCGGGCAGCGGCGGGCGCCGGGGGCGGTCTGGGTCGGGGTCGTCACGCTGGCCGCGGCCGCGTGTCCGGGCCTCGCCCCCGGATGGGCCGGCCCGGCGATCTACGTCGCCGCGATCGTGACCGCGTCGGTGATCGTCGTGCGGTGGTCCCGGCGCCCCGGATGGGGGCAGCAGCACGTGCTGGCGGCCTGGTCCGGCCCCCTGGTGCTGGCCGCCGGCACCGCGTACCTGGTCCCGAACTACGCTCCGGCCTCCCCGGCCCAGGCCCTCGTCGGCGACCTGGCGATCACCGTCATCACGCTCAGCCTGGTCATCGGCGCCGCGATCGCGGCCCGGCCTGCAAAGATCGGGGTATGGCGACGTTCGGGTTGATCCCTGGGGCGGGCGGGCAGGCCTGGTACTGGCATCGGGTGGTGCCGCTGCTCGAGGCGGCCGGCCACCGCGCCGTTGCGGTCGACCTCCCAGCGTCCGACGACTCGGCCGGGCTGAACGACTACGCCGACGCCGTGGTGGACGCGCTCGGCGGCCATGACGACCTGGTGCTGGTCGCCCAGTCGATGGGCGGCCTCACCGCGCCGCTCGTCGCCGCGCGGATCCCGGTCACGCGGCTGATCCTCGTCAACGCGATGGTCCCGACGCCGGGCGAGACCGGCGGGGAGTGGTGGACCGCCACCGGGCAGGACCGCGCCCAGCGCGAGAACGACCAGCGCGACGGCCGCGACCCGGACGCGCCGTTCGACCCGCTCGTCTACTTCCTGCACGACACCCCGGACGACGTCACCCGGGAGGCGATGAAGGGGGCTCCGGAGCAGTCCGGCACCCCATTCGGTGAGCCCTGGCCGCTGGCGGCCTGGCCCGACATTCCGACCCGCGTGCTGGTCGGCCGCGACGACCGGCTGTTCCCGGCCGACTTCCAGGTCCGGACGGCACGCGAGCGACTCGGTCTCGACGCCGAGCTCCTCGACGGCGGCCACCTGGTAGCCCTCAGCCGCCCCGAGGACCTCACGGCCCTGCTACTTCACTGACGCCCGCGCTCCGCGGGCAGCTCAGACGGCTGACCGGTCCGGTGCCTCGGACTCGAGCGCGGCCCGTAACCGCGCCCGGGCCCGGTGCAGGCGGGTCCGGACCGTCCCCGGGCTCAGGTCGAGGATCGCGCCGATCTCGACCGAGTTGAACTGCTCCCACGCGGTCATCGTCACGATGGCCCGGTCGACGTCCGAGAGCCGCGCCAGCGCCGACTCCAGCCCCTCCGAGTCCAGATCGGACTCCGGCGCCCGGAACCGCCCCAGCGCCGCGGTCAGCTCGTCGACCAGCCGCACCCGGCGGCGTCGGCTCCGGGCGTGATTGGCCAGCGTGTGGTACGCGACGCCGAACAGCCACGGGCGCTCGGCGTCGCCGTCCGGGATGTCGTCGATCCGGCGCCAGGCCGTCGTGAACACGTCCGAGAGCGCGTCGGCGGCGTCGGCCGGCTGGGCGCACCGACGCAACAGGAAGGCCAGCATCGGCGCCCGGTGCTCCCGGTAGAGCCGCTCGAACCGCGCGGAGTCGCTCATCGGCCCTGCCGATCCGCGTCGGTGAGGTACCCGGGCGCGAAGACGGAGGGTTCCGGAGACGGCGTCGGCCCGGTCGCCGCGCCACACATGATCCCGTGGAGGTACCGGAACCCGGCCACGTCGCCGATCCGGACGGCCTTGGCGGCCCGCTGCTCCCAGTCGGTTCCGTTGTCGCTGGCCTGCTTCAGGCCCTCCCAGTCCGGGATCTCGTCCAGTACCTTCCGGGCCGCCGCCTGCTGGGCCGCGTCGTGCCGGTCGTACCCGTCCAGCCAGTACTTCTGCCACTGGCAGGACGCATCGTTGGCCACGTCCCACCGCAGGGTGCGCTCCTGGAACTCGTACGGTCCGTGGTCCGCGATGGCTTTTTCGTTGAGCCACAGCACGTGCGAGTAGTCCCCGCCCGGAGGCAGCGGATAGTCCCGACCCAGCTTCTCCACCAGCGCCGGGAACTCCGGCGAGTCGGCCCGCAGGAACTCGCTGGTGTCGTTCTCGGTCTTGCCGGGCAGCCCGAACTCACCGGTGTGCAGTCCGATGAAGTCGGCCGCCGCGGGCGCTCCGACCGCCAGCGCCACCGCCAACGCGGCCGACGCGGCAACCACCGTGCCCCGGCGACGCGGCCGCCGCGGCGACGTGGCTTCCCCGGCCACGATGCGGTCCCCCAGCGCGTCGAGCGCCGCGGTGATCTCCGGGGTGTCGAGCGCGTCGACGCCCGGTCCGGCGTGCTCGGCGAGCAGCCGGTCGAGGTCGTCGGGCGGTCGCTGCGGCATCGGTGCTCCTTCGGGTCGGTCGACACCCCTTCCTGTCCGGATCGGACCCCGAGCGTTACACGTTCGCCGCCGGATCGGTCCGAAGAACGGACCCGTGAGCCCTAGGCTCCGGCCCATGCCGGGCGATCCGTCGGACATCCGCGCCTCGTACGACCGGGTCGCCCGCGCGTACGCCGACGACCTCTACGACGAGTTGGACGCCAAGCCGGCCGACCGGGCGCTGCTGAACGCGTTTCTGGAACTGGCCGGCGACGGGCCGGTCGCCGACGTCGGCTGCGGCCCCGGCCAGGTCACGAGCTACCTCGCCCGGAGCCACCCGGACGTCGTCGGTATCGACCTCTCGCCCGCGATGATCGCCGAGGCCCGTCGCCGCG
This is a stretch of genomic DNA from Cryptosporangium phraense. It encodes these proteins:
- a CDS encoding NADP-dependent oxidoreductase, with the translated sequence MKALQFAGYGEPNVLVVADVPEPHAGPGEIRIAVRAAGVSPGDAAIRSGAWRDRVPLTLPYVVGLDAAGVVDEVGDGVDDVRVGDPVFGLRFRGGTTAEHALLDAWAPKPAGMTWEQAGGAAGSIETAVRALDALGIEAGRRAPIDGADGRTVLIDGAAGGVGAIAVQIAVARGARVIGTASPANHAFLAGLGAIPIEYGPGLPDRVELPIDAALDVAGHGSIAELVRLTGDPDAVLTLIDPRAGEHGVRLSRFDPTADLRGALRYGAGLVDVGRLVAHLADVYRMTEGAAAHARVATGHARGKVVLTVP
- a CDS encoding alpha/beta fold hydrolase yields the protein MATFGLIPGAGGQAWYWHRVVPLLEAAGHRAVAVDLPASDDSAGLNDYADAVVDALGGHDDLVLVAQSMGGLTAPLVAARIPVTRLILVNAMVPTPGETGGEWWTATGQDRAQRENDQRDGRDPDAPFDPLVYFLHDTPDDVTREAMKGAPEQSGTPFGEPWPLAAWPDIPTRVLVGRDDRLFPADFQVRTARERLGLDAELLDGGHLVALSRPEDLTALLLH
- a CDS encoding RNA polymerase sigma factor, which encodes MSDSARFERLYREHRAPMLAFLLRRCAQPADAADALSDVFTTAWRRIDDIPDGDAERPWLFGVAYHTLANHARSRRRRVRLVDELTAALGRFRAPESDLDSEGLESALARLSDVDRAIVTMTAWEQFNSVEIGAILDLSPGTVRTRLHRARARLRAALESEAPDRSAV